The Desulfuromonadales bacterium genome segment TCAAGGCGACGGTCAACGCGCTGAAGCAGCTCAGAAGTGCTGAGGAGATCATGGCTCGCCGCGGGCTTTCGGCCGGCGAGCAGCAGTAATTCAGCGGCAAGGAGAGTGACATGCCCGGGCAGATCAAGGTTACCCAGAAGAAAAGCGGCATCGGCCGCCCAGAATATTTCACCAAGGTCCTCAAGGGGCTGGGGCTGACCAGGCTGAACCAGACCGTGGTTCTGCAGGACACTCCGGAGATTCGCGGAATGATCCGCAAAGTCGCCCATATGGTTTCGGTCGAAGAGTGATTCAGTAAGGATAGAGTGATATGGACCTGAGCAATTTGAAACCGGCAATCGGTTCGACGAAAAACAGGAAACGCCTCGGTCGCGGGGCCGGTTCCGGCACTGGTAAAACTGCCGGCAAAGGGCACAAGGGGCAGAAGGCCCGTTCGGGCGGCAGCATCAAGGCCGGCTTCGAAGGCGGTCAGATGCCGCTGCAGCGGCGCCTGCCGAAGCGTGGTTTTACGCCGCTGGTCAAGAAAGTCTACGCCTTGGTGAACCTGCGCGATCTCGAGTTGTTCGAAGCCGGCAGCGTCGTCGACTTCGAAGCTCTCGGCAAGGCCGGCCTGGTCAAGGCCCTGGGCGATGGAATCAAGATCCTTGGCGATGGCGACCTTACCAAGGCCTTGACGGTCAAGGCGCATAAGTTCAGCAAATCGGCCGTGGCCAAGATTGAAGCGGCCGGCGGCAAAGCCGAGGTCATTTAAATTGATTGCGAGTATCCAGAACATCTTCGGTATTCCTGAACTGCGTCGCCGGATTCTGTTCACCCTCGGTATGCTCGCAGTTTATCGTGTCGGCTGTCACATCCCGACCCCCGGTGTCGATGCGCAGGTTCTGGCCAAGTTCTTCGAGGGGACGCAAGGGACTTTGCTCGGTCTGGTCAGCGCCTTCACCGGCGGTGCCTTGGAGCGCATGACCGTTTTTGCCCTCGGGATCATGCCGTACATCAGCGCCTCCATCATTCTGCAGCTGCTGACCGTTGTCTTCGAGCCGGTCGAGCGGCTGGCCAAGGAGGGGGAGCAGGGGCGTAAGACGATCACCCGCTGGACCCGCTACGGCACCATTGTCCTGTCGGTTATCCAGGGCGCGGGCATCGCCGTTGGCCTGCAGACCATGCGCGGCCCGGCCGGTGAGCCGGTGGTCCCCGATCAGGGGATGGGATTCATCCTGCTGACGATCATTACCCTGACGGCCGGTACCGCCTTCATCATGTGGCTCGGAGAGCAGATCACCGAGCGCGGCATTGGCAACGGTATCTCGCTGATCATCTTTGCCGGTATCGTCGCCATGATTCCGTCGGCCCTGGTCAACTCCATCCGCCTGCTGCAGACCGGCGCCCTGTCGATTTTCCTCATGCTGCTCATCCTGGCGGTGATGGTGGTAGTGATTGCGGCCATCATTTTCATGGAGCGTGGCCAGCGCCGGGTCCCCATCCATTATGCCAAGCGCGTGGTGGGGATGCGCAACTATGGTGGGCAGAGCAGCCACCTGCCACTCAAGGTCAACATGAGCGGGGTCATCCCGCCGATCTTCGCCAGTTCCATCATCATGTTTCCGGCGACGGTGGCCAACCTGGTCGACGTTCCCTGGGTGCAGACCGTCGCCTCGATGATGACCCCCAGCCACTGGCTGTACAATGTTTTTTTTGTTGCATTCATCATTTTCTTCTGTTATTTCTACACGGCTGTGACGTTCAACCCCGTGGACGTGGCGGATAACGTCAAAAAACAGGGGGGATACATTCCTGGTATCCGTCCCGGCAAGGCCACGTCCGAGTACATCGATACCGTACTCAGCCGGCTCACCTTTGCCGGCGCTATCTATATTTCTGCCGTCTGCGTGCTCCCCACCCTTCTGATCGGTCAGTTCAACGTCCCCTTCTATTTTGGCGGGACGTCACTGCTCATCGTGGTTGGCGTCGGGCTGGATACGGCGGCCCAGATCGAGGCGCACCTGATCTCCCGTTCCTACGAGGGATTCATGAAAGGTGTCACTCTCAAGGGTCGGCGCGGCTAGATAAAGGCAAGGACAGAAGATGAAATTGATACTGCTCGGTCCTCCCGGTGCGGGAAAAGGCACTCAGGCCAAGATGCTGACCGACCGGTTTGGCATACCGCAGATCTCCACGGGTGATATTCTGCGGTCTGCCGTCAAGGAAGGGACGCCGATGGGTGTCAAGGCCAAGGCTTTCATGGACGCCGGCGGCTTGGTCCCCGATGAGGTGGTGGTCGGCATCGTCCGTGAGCGGCTGCAGATGAGTGATTGTGCGGGCGGCTTCATCCTTGACGGTTTTCCCCGGACTGTCGCCCAGGCCGACGCCCTGAAGGAGACGCTCCAGCAGCTCGGCAAGAACCTCGATGCGGTCATCTCTCTTGACGTAGATGTCGAGGCCCTGGTGGAGCGACTCACCGGCCGGCGCACCTGCAAGGCTTGCGGCCGCGGCTATCATGTCAAATTTGATCCGCCGAAGGTCGCCGGCACCTGCGATGTTTGCGGTGGGGTGCTTATTCAGCGCGCCGACGATCAGGAAGAGACGATCCGCAAACGGCTCGAGGTCTACCATCAGCAGACCGCGCCGTTGGTTGCCTATTATCGCACCGACAGTCTGCTTACCAGTGTTGACGGCATGCGTGAAATCGATACCGTCCAGCAGCAGATCTTGTCGGCGCTCGCGGCCGCCTGAGGTGATTCTCGTCAAATCTCGCGCCGAGATAGAGCGGATGCGGGTGGCTGGCCGGATGGTAGCCGAGATTCTCGAATTGCTCAGGGAGAAGGTCGTCCCCGGGGTGACCACGGGCGAACTTGACCGGCTGGCCGAAGCCGAATGCAAAAAGCGTAAGGCACGGCCGGCGTTCAAGGGCTACGGTGGCTTCCCCTTCACGATCTGTGCCTCGCCAAACGAGAAGGTTGTTCACGGTTTTCCCGATGAACAGCCGCAACGTGAAGGCGATATCCTGAGCATTGATTTCGGGATTATTTACGATGGTTTCTACGGGGATGCCGCCATCACCCTGCCGGTCGGTCGAATCGATGCTGCCAGGACCCGGCTGCTGCAGGTAACGGAGCGCTCCCTGGCGCTGGCGATTGCTGCGGCGCAGCCCGGTGCGCGCCTCTCGGACATATCGCACGCCGTGCAGACCTGTGTTGAAAAAGAAGGATTCAGCGTCGTTCGTGATTTCGTCGGGCACGGCATTGGTCGGCAACTGCACGAGTCGCCGCAGATACCCAACTTCGGCCCCCCTGGCCAAGGACCGCGCCTCAAAGCCGGAATGACGCTGGCCATCGAACCGATGATCAATGCCGGCGGGCCCGGGGTCACCATCCTTGCCGACGGCTGGACCGCCGTAACGTTGGACGGCAAACCGTCGGCGCATTTCGAGCATACGGTGGCGGTTACGGACGAGGGACCGCAGATCCTGACTCTCTGTTGAGGTTAGCCGGCAAGGTCGTAACGCGGCGGCCGGCGTGAAGTTTAATCAAGAGCGCATCACTAGCAAAGGAACGAACCATGAAAGTCCGAGCTTCGGTTAAGACGATCTGTGACAAGTGCAAGGTCATCAGACGCAAGGGCATTGTCCGGATTATCTGCGAGAACCCCAAGCACAAGCAGAAACAGGGATAACGGGATTAGGAGGAACAGACATTGGCACGCATTGCTGGCATCGACTTACCGAGGAACAAGCGGATTGAGGTGGCACTCACCTATATTTACGGCATCGGCCGGTCCTCGTCCCAAAAGATTCTTGCCAAGGCAGGGGTGGACTTCAATACCCGGTCCGACGATCTGACCGAGTCGGAAGCCGGCAAGATCCGCGACATCATCGACCGTGAATGCAAGGTCGAAGGCGATCTGCGTCGCGAGATTTCCACTAACATCAAGCGCCTCATGGACCTCGGCTGCTACCGCGGTCTGCGCCATCGTCGGGGGCTCCCTGTCCGTGGGCAGAAAACCAAGACCAATGCCCGCACCCGCAAAGGCCCTCGTAAGACCGTGGCCGGCAAGAAGAAATAATTGGAGGAACCATGGCTAAGCCGGGTAAGAAAGTTGTTCGGAAGAAAGTAGAAAAGAAGAATATCGCCAACGGGGTGGCACACATCCAGGCGACCTTCAACAACACTATCGTGACCATCACCGACCCTGTCGGCAACGTGATTTCCTGGTCGACCTCCGGCGCCAAGGGGTTCAAGGGCTCCCGCAAGAGCACTCCCTTTGCTGCCCAGATGGCCGCTGAGGATGCCGCGAAGAAGGCCCAGGAGCACGGGAT includes the following:
- the map gene encoding type I methionyl aminopeptidase; translation: MILVKSRAEIERMRVAGRMVAEILELLREKVVPGVTTGELDRLAEAECKKRKARPAFKGYGGFPFTICASPNEKVVHGFPDEQPQREGDILSIDFGIIYDGFYGDAAITLPVGRIDAARTRLLQVTERSLALAIAAAQPGARLSDISHAVQTCVEKEGFSVVRDFVGHGIGRQLHESPQIPNFGPPGQGPRLKAGMTLAIEPMINAGGPGVTILADGWTAVTLDGKPSAHFEHTVAVTDEGPQILTLC
- a CDS encoding adenylate kinase, encoding MKLILLGPPGAGKGTQAKMLTDRFGIPQISTGDILRSAVKEGTPMGVKAKAFMDAGGLVPDEVVVGIVRERLQMSDCAGGFILDGFPRTVAQADALKETLQQLGKNLDAVISLDVDVEALVERLTGRRTCKACGRGYHVKFDPPKVAGTCDVCGGVLIQRADDQEETIRKRLEVYHQQTAPLVAYYRTDSLLTSVDGMREIDTVQQQILSALAAA
- the rpmD gene encoding 50S ribosomal protein L30; this encodes MPGQIKVTQKKSGIGRPEYFTKVLKGLGLTRLNQTVVLQDTPEIRGMIRKVAHMVSVEE
- the rpmJ gene encoding 50S ribosomal protein L36, giving the protein MKVRASVKTICDKCKVIRRKGIVRIICENPKHKQKQG
- the secY gene encoding preprotein translocase subunit SecY, producing MIASIQNIFGIPELRRRILFTLGMLAVYRVGCHIPTPGVDAQVLAKFFEGTQGTLLGLVSAFTGGALERMTVFALGIMPYISASIILQLLTVVFEPVERLAKEGEQGRKTITRWTRYGTIVLSVIQGAGIAVGLQTMRGPAGEPVVPDQGMGFILLTIITLTAGTAFIMWLGEQITERGIGNGISLIIFAGIVAMIPSALVNSIRLLQTGALSIFLMLLILAVMVVVIAAIIFMERGQRRVPIHYAKRVVGMRNYGGQSSHLPLKVNMSGVIPPIFASSIIMFPATVANLVDVPWVQTVASMMTPSHWLYNVFFVAFIIFFCYFYTAVTFNPVDVADNVKKQGGYIPGIRPGKATSEYIDTVLSRLTFAGAIYISAVCVLPTLLIGQFNVPFYFGGTSLLIVVGVGLDTAAQIEAHLISRSYEGFMKGVTLKGRRG
- the rplO gene encoding 50S ribosomal protein L15, giving the protein MDLSNLKPAIGSTKNRKRLGRGAGSGTGKTAGKGHKGQKARSGGSIKAGFEGGQMPLQRRLPKRGFTPLVKKVYALVNLRDLELFEAGSVVDFEALGKAGLVKALGDGIKILGDGDLTKALTVKAHKFSKSAVAKIEAAGGKAEVI
- the rpsM gene encoding 30S ribosomal protein S13, with protein sequence MARIAGIDLPRNKRIEVALTYIYGIGRSSSQKILAKAGVDFNTRSDDLTESEAGKIRDIIDRECKVEGDLRREISTNIKRLMDLGCYRGLRHRRGLPVRGQKTKTNARTRKGPRKTVAGKKK
- the rpsK gene encoding 30S ribosomal protein S11, which translates into the protein MAKPGKKVVRKKVEKKNIANGVAHIQATFNNTIVTITDPVGNVISWSTSGAKGFKGSRKSTPFAAQMAAEDAAKKAQEHGMRSVEVLVKGPGAGRESALRALQAAGLNISVIKDVTPIPHNGCRPPKRRRV